The following are encoded together in the Malaya genurostris strain Urasoe2022 chromosome 3, Malgen_1.1, whole genome shotgun sequence genome:
- the LOC131439025 gene encoding uncharacterized protein LOC131439025: protein MEETRCEKYFVQTATRRDDGHYSVGLPKSPDGLAQLGESKSTALRRLMLLERRLARDETLKQEYHAFMTDYLSRGHMRRIIENPADTKVSYSSSKRFQYHYSLIQDDLRTILMRSRLYPIVLIADVEKMFRQVWMNSEDLSLQRILWRFSPDEPVETYELLTVTYGTKPAPFLATRTLKQLSIDEVYSFPLAAKRICKDVYMDDVITGANNIAEARIIRCQLDGLLQKGGFRLRKWVSNNEDVLTGVEEDNLALPRDKTVDFDAERTVKTLGLVWEPRTDTFLFKIQYEIISDSSLTKRKVLSRIAKIFDPLGLVGPVITKAKMFMQQIWELKGHFLIGSSLQAVPDKDFTNTSPNRLTHWQLIQQQLQHFWRRWHTEYLSQLQARVKNWQPAINIETGRLVIIVDENQPSMKWRMARIHQTHPGKDGVVRVVTLRTATGYVTRPVTKICLLPLAIADEPDTSQQQ, encoded by the exons ATGGAGGAAACGCGGTGCGAGAAATACTTCGTTCAGACTGCTACGCGAAGAGATGATGGTCATTATTCAGTTGGCTTACCGAAATCTCCGGATGGGCTGGCTCAATTGGGCGAATCGAAATCCACTGCTTTAAGACGTCTAATGCTGCTGGAACGGCGACTAGCGCGAGATGAAACATTAAAGCAGGAGTATCATGCATTCATGACTGATTACTTGAGTCGAGGTCACATGCGAAGGATTATTGAGAATCCTGCAGATACTAAGGTTAgttattccagtagtaaaagATTCCAGTACCACTACTCGC TTATTCAGGACGATTTACGGACGATTCTAATGCGTAGTCGGCTCTATCCCATCGTGCTCATTGCTGATGTTGAGAAGATGTTTCGACAGGTTTGGATGAACTCGGAAGACTTATCGCTGCAAAGGATCCTTTGGCGATTCTCTCCAGATGAACCGGTAGAAACGTACGAATTATTAACCGTAACGTACGGTACTAAACCTGCTCCATTTCTGGCCACTAGGACTCTAAAGCAGCTGTCCATCGACGAAGTATATAGTTTTCCGCTAGCAGCAAAAcgaatttgtaaggacgtttacATGGATGACGTTATTACGGGAGCAAATAACATCGCAGAAGCAAGGATAATCCGGTGTCAATTAGATGGATTGTTACAAAAAGGAGGATTCCGGTTACGTAAGTGGGTCTCGAACAATGAAGATGTACTAACTGGAGTTGAAGAAGATAATTTGGCTCTTCCACGAGACAaaacggttgattttgatgcGGAACGAACGGTTAAAACTTTGGGTCTGGTTTGGGAACCACGAACAGATAcatttctttttaaaattcaatatgAGATTATTTCGGATTCATCGCTGACCAAACGAAAGGTACTTTCTCGCATAGCGAAAATTTTCGACCCTTTGGGATTAGTTGGACCAGTCATAACAAAGgcaaaaatgttcatgcaacaGATTTGGGAGCTTAAAG GTCACTTTCTCATCGGCTCATCATTGCAAGCAGTTCCCGATAAGGATTTCACCAACACTTCCCCTAATCGACTCACACACTGGCAGCTAATCCAACAACAACTTCAACATTTCTGGCGTAGATGGCATACCGAATACCTATCGCAGCTCCAGGCCCGAGTTAAGAATTGGCAGCCTGCAATTAACATTGAAACTGGCAGACTTGTCATCATCGTCGATGAGAACCAACCATCGATGAAATGGAGAATGGCCCGCATTCATCAAACTCACCCAGGCAAGGACGGTGTAGTTCGCGTCGTTACTCTACGGACGGCAACCGGTTACGTGACTCGACCTGTAACTAAAATATGTCTACTACCATTGGCCATCGCAGACGAACCCGATACCAGCCAGCAACAGTAA
- the LOC131438144 gene encoding uncharacterized protein LOC131438144: MTESNQSIVKKLGLKPLTKENILYFYFPLQSMVSYAALSINVMNPSIAIRLLPKRDVTNFLLVHTLFGTTLYFYSRPHLAVVPSQRRVAYSICGSVLFSFGSVLVWAVLRSAVPRNQTLATLLGLTSGVVLAKLTYDYLDSNDKQLVSEKN, translated from the exons ATGACTGAGTCAAATCAATCGATTGTCAAAAAGCTGGGCTTAAAACCGCTGACCAAGGAGAACATTTTATACTTCTATTTTCCCTTGCAAAGTATGGTTAGCTATGCAGCCCTCTCCATCAATGTTATGAATCCGTCAATAGCGATCAG gcTCCTACCAAAACGTGACGTGACGAATTTCTTATTGGTACACACCCTTTTCGGTACCACACTGTATTTCTACAGTCGACCACATCTGGCCGTCGTCCCAAGCCAGCGTCGCGTTGCATATAGCATTTGTGGGTCGGTTCTGTTCAGTTTCGGATCTGTACTGGTATGGGCCGTTCTACGGAGCGCCGTTCCACGGAACCAAACGCTAGCAACATTGCTTGGTCTTACGTCGGGAGTGGTACTAGCCAAACTGACATACGATTATCTCGACAGTAACGACAAGCAGCTTGTGTCAGAAAAAAACTGA
- the LOC131439026 gene encoding uncharacterized protein LOC131439026 has product MSVAAGTSKMSKLRSKQTRLRNLMTSFNVIYSFMEEYEDTRHSSELASRLEKLEPLWEKIDEAMTETELADSEEGAAGERYVKDRVEFQNKFFTLKGFLVSKLRDNPEHNGAFPASQLLESTITPTHPHVKLPLISLPKFSGNVEEWLAFRDLFVSLIHFSSDLPDIEKFHYLRSQLEGEALAVISSLPLTQANYNVAWELLVKRYANSKCLKKKQIQNLFECSAIRKESAAELQKLVEAFEKSTKVLDQVVQQGDYKDLLLIHLMCSRLDDKTRRSREEHSSVLEEEGIKDLMEFLLRRIRVLESLPNRQPDTQIPTIKRVHPNKIASHGVFQSIQSKCLSCADTHPLFTCPVFGRLPVMEREKLLRQNSLCRNCFRRGHQAKECTSRFSCRRCKERHHTLVCYKEEKQKVLHGAEKQVKGAVDQLQVDKASTSKVSEGSSVSSNIARYGSKVLLATAVVRAVDDYGHEFLARALLDSGSECNIISTHLAQKLHVKRYKTDIEISGIGQAPVKTTEKVRVTITSRLSSYSQNMELYVLNKVTEDLPTSAISVSNWESPVGVQLADPEFFRTHPIDLLLGGEFFFDFFPKKQQVSLGLNMPTLVDSVFGWLITGRCA; this is encoded by the coding sequence ATGTCCGTCGCCGCCGGTACTTCGAAGATGTCCAAGCTTCGATCGAAACAAACACGTCTTCGCAATCTGATGACTTCATTCAACGTAATCTATTCGTTCATGGAGGAATATGAAGATACCCGGCATTCTAGTGAGTTGGCTTCGCGGTTGGAGAAATTGGAGCCACTGTGGGAGAAGATAGATGAAGCAATGACGGAAACGGAATTGGCTGATAGTGAAGAGGGGGCGGCTGGGGAGAGGTATGTGAAGGATAGAGTTGAGTTCCAGAATAAATTCTTTACCTTGAAGGGATTCTTAGTCTCGAAACTTCGGGACAATCCCGAGCATAACGGAGCCTTTCCAGCGTCTCAGCTTTTAGAATCCACCATAACTCCAACACACCCCCACGTTAAGTTACCTTTGATAAGTCTTCCAAAATTTTCTGGGAATGTGGAGGAGTGGCTAGCTTTTCGAGACTTATTTGTTTCACTAATACATTTTTCGTCGGATTTGCCTGACATCGAAAAGTTCCATTATCTTAGGAGTCAATTAGAAGGAGAAGCTTTGGCAGTGATATCATCATTACCACTCACTCAAGCGAATTATAATGTTGCTTGGGAGTTGCTGGTCAAACGGTACGCGAACAGTAAATGTCTCAAAAAGAAGCAGATTCAAAATCTCTTTGAATGTTCGGCCATTCGTAAGGAGTCAGCGGCTGAATTACAAAAATTAGTTGAAGCTTTCGAGAAGTCTACCAAGGTACTGGATCAGGTGGTACAACAAGGTGATTACAAGGACTTATTGCTGATTCATCTAATGTGCTCAAgattagatgataaaacacgtCGAAGTCGGGAAGAACATTCGTCGGTGTTGGAGGAAGAAGGTATAAAGGATTTGATGGAGTTTTTGCTTCGCCGCATACGAGTACTAGAGTCTCTGCCAAATAGACAACCAGATACTCAAATCCCAACAATTAAAAGGGTTCATCCCAACAAGATTGCCAGTCATGGAGTATTTCAATCAATCCAATCCAAATGTCTCTCTTGTGCAGATACACATCCACTTTTTACATGTCCAGTATTTGGTAGATTACCGGTAATGGAAAGAGAAAAATTGTTACGCCAAAATTCGCTGTGCAGAAACTGTTTTCGTAGAGGGCACCAAGCAAAGGAGTGCACATCACGGTTTTCGTGTCGACGGTGCAAGGAAAGACATCACACCTTGGTCTGCTATAAGGAGGAGAAACAGAAGGTTCTGCATGGAGCAGAAAAACAAGTCAAGGGAGCAGTAGATCAATTGCAAGTTGATAAGGCATCTACGTCTAAGGTTTCAGAAGGTTCGTCGGTCAGCAGCAACATAGCGCGGTATGGTTCGAAGGTGCTTCTGGCTACCGCGGTAGTCCGAGCAGTCGACGATTATGGACATGAATTTCTCGCTAGAGCGCTTCTGGATTCCGGATCGGAGTGTAATATTATCTCTACCCATTTGGCGCAGAAATTACATGTGAAACGGTACAAGACAGATATTGAAATATCAGGTATCGGGCAAGCTCCAGTAAAAACTACGGAGAAGGTTCGAGTTACAATTACGTCGCGATTATCATCTTACTCACAGAACATGGAATTATATGTTTTGAATAAGGTGACCGAAGATTTACCAACATCAGCTATTAGTGTTAGTAATTGGGAATCACCTGTAGGGGTTCAGTTGGCCGATCCCGAATTTTTCAGAACTCATCCAATCGATCTACTATTAGGAGGGGAGTTCTTTTTCGATTTCTTCCCCAAGAAACAACAAGTTTCGTTGGGACTTAACATGCCTACACTCGTGGATTCTGTTTTCGGGTGGTTGATTACAGGACGGTGTGCATAG
- the LOC131438311 gene encoding ATP-dependent RNA helicase vasa-like — MSDEWEEIESGGKSFGRTDYGSVEHEEPDQYHRGNGSDGGGFRGRGGRGGRGGRGGGFGGSRNYNNGGSGSNGYSEHCDRDQDDNDYRNGDGGFEGRGRGRGRGRGRGGRGGRGGFDRNENDGDDGYNRGGGDSRGGFRPRKFDDNNNFGGEGDDQVKTDKPRELYIPPAPTEDEDEMFGSGISSGINFDKFDQIKVNVTGENPPSPIASFSSSGLRDYLLGNVRKCNYSKPTPIQKHAIPIIMDKRDLMACAQTGSGKTAAFLLPMINTLLNDNDDMESGYPFVVIIAPTRELALQIFNEARKFALGTILKVCVAYGGTASRHQMDVLNNGCHILVATPGRLLDFVDKQAVNFSKVKFVVLDEADRMLDMGFMPAVEKVMNHETMLPKESRQTLMFSATFPPEIQELAGQFLNNYIFVAIGIVGGASSDVDQIVYEVSRFQKRKKLEEILETDDPTGTMVFVETKRNADYLASLLSETKFPTTSIHGDRLQREREEALRDFKSGKMYILIATSVAARGLDIKNVAHVINYDLPKSIDDYVHRIGRTGRVGNKGKATSFYDPENDSALGADLVRILQQAGQQVPDFLQSLGGFGGGSSFSASNQFGGRDIRDASGSRTDAQPSQLEPEDEWA; from the coding sequence ATGAGTGACGAGTGGGAAGAAATCGAAAGTGGTGGAAAGTCATTTGGCCGCACCGACTATGGAAGCGTTGAACATGAGGAACCAGACCAATATCACCGTGGCAATGGTAGTGATGGAGGTGGTTTTCGAGGCCGTGGCGGTCGTGGTGGCCGAGGCGGTCGTGGTGGAGGATTTGGAGGAAGTAGAAACTACAACAACGGAGGCAGCGGATCCAATGGTTACAGCGAGCATTGTGACCGCGATCAGGATGATAACGACTACCGAAACGGCGATGGTGGTTTTGAAGGTCGAGGtcgtggacgtggacgtggtCGTGGTCGCGGCGGAAGAGGTGGACGTGGCGGCTTTGATAGAAATGAAAACGACGGTGACGACGGATACAATCGCGGAGGAGGCGATAGCCGGGGTGGTTTTCGACCTCGTAAGTTTGACGATAATAACAACTTCGGTGGCGAGGGCGATGATCAAGTTAAAACAGACAAACCAAGAGAGCTCTATATTCCACCCGCACCTACCGAAGATGAAGATGAAATGTTTGGCTCTggaattagttccggaataaacTTTGATAAATTTGATCAAATTAAAGTTAATGTAACAGGTGAGAATCCGCCTAGTCCTATAGCTTCTTTCTCTAGTTCCGGACTGCGAGATTATCTACTGGGTAATGTACGAAAATGTAATTACTCCAAGCCGACACCAATTCAAAAACATGCTATACCTATCATTATGGACAAACGAGATTTAATGGCATGTGCACAGACTGGCTCTGGAAAAACAGCTGCGtttcttctacccatgattaacACGTTGCTGAATGATAACGATGATATGGAGAGTGGTTATCCATTTGTTGTAATTATTGCTCCAACTCGTGAGTTAGCCTTGCAGATCTTCAACGAGGCCCGCAAATTTGCTCTTGGAACAATTTTGAAAGTTTGTGTTGCTTATGGAGGAACTGCCAGCCGTCACCAGATGGACGTGTTGAACAATGGATGTCATATTCTAGTGGCAACGCCTGGTCGTCTCTTGGATTTTGTAGATAAGCAGGCTGTAAACTTTTCGAAGGTGAAATTCGTTGTTTTGGACGAAGCTGATCGAATGCTGGACATGGGATTTATGCCCGCTGTGGAAAAAGTAATGAACCATGAAACAATGTTACCGAAAGAATCTAGACAGACTCTCATGTTTTCAGCAACGTTCCCTCCAGAAATTCAAGAACTAGCCGGCCAATTTCTTAATAATTACATTTTTGTTGCTATTGGTATTGTGGGTGGTGCCAGCTCAGATGTGGACCAGATTGTCTATGAAGTGAGTCGATTTCAGAAACGCAAAAAGCTAGAGGAAATTCTGGAAACAGATGATCCTACTGGGACAATGGTGTTTGTTGAAACTAAACGTAACGCAGACTATTTGGCTTCGCTTTTGTCTGAGACGAAATTCCCGACTACTTCGATTCACGGTGATCGACTGCAGCGCGAACGGGAAGAAGCTTTGCGTGATTTTAAGTCTGGAAAAATGTACATACTGATAGCCACGTCGGTGGCAGCTCGTGGTTTAGACATCAAAAACGTTGCCCACGTTATCAATTATGATTTGCCGAAAAGCATCGATGACTATGTGCATCGCATTGGCCGTACTGGGCGCGTTGGTAACAAAGGCAAAGCCACCAGTTTTTACGACCCGGAGAACGATTCCGCACTTGGGGCAGATCTGGTCAGAATTTTACAGCAGGCTGGACAGCAAGTTCCGGACTTTTTACAAAGCTTGGGTGGTTTCGGAGGCGGTAGTTCGTTCAGTGCATCTAACCAGTTTGGCGGAAGGGATATTCGAGATGCCAGTGGCTCTCGAACTGACGCTCAGCCTTCTCAGTTGGAGCCGGAAGATGAATGGGCCTGA
- the LOC131436342 gene encoding mitochondrial ribosome and complex I assembly factor AltMIEF1: MTIPSVTSKRLILRLYRDLHRYGSQLQFTNREYFLQRVRREFDKNRAVNDPKEFEFCYKRGRAILDQARIV, from the exons ATGACCATACCTTCAGTTACATCAAAACGTTTAATTCTAAGATTGTATCGTGATCTTCACCGGTACGGGTCTCAACTGCAATTCACAAATCGTGAATATTTTCTGCAGCGCGTACGACGCGAGTTTGACAAAAATCGAGCCGTAAACGACCCAAAGGAATTCGAGTTTTGTTATAAg AGAGGACGAGCCATATTGGATCAAGCTCGCATTGTATAA
- the LOC131436341 gene encoding mitochondrial translation release factor in rescue, whose protein sequence is MISLRIIATKLRELNYLIYRPKSTIDTSRVPVLREEDLEEMFVRGSGPGGQAVAKTNNKVVLTHKPTGIVIQCHVSRSLFKNREEARRLLTDRLDELQNGTQSVKLQQQRIEQKKYTEANRRKLRRDELKKAWKEREFGKEI, encoded by the coding sequence ATGATATCGTTAAGAATCATAGCTACTAAACTTCGAGAATTGAATTACTTGATTTATCGTCCTAAATCTACAATTGACACATCCAGAGTtccagttttacgagaagaggATTTGGAAGAAATGTTCGTTCGTGGTAGTGGTCCTGGAGGCCAGGCTGTAGCTAAGACTAATAACAAAGTCGTGCTAACGCATAAACCCACGGGAATTGTGATTCAATGTCATGTTTCTCGATCATTATTCAAAAATCGAGAAGAAGCCAGACGGTTGTTGACTGACAGACTAGACGAGCTACAAAACGGAACTCAATCCGTGAAATTACAACAACAGAGGATCGAGCAGAAAAAATATACGGAAGCCAATCGGCGTAAATTACGACGCGATGAGTTAAAAAAAGCATGGAAGGAGCGGGAGTTTGGAAAAGAAATCTGA
- the LOC131436340 gene encoding RING-type E3 ubiquitin-protein ligase PPIL2, with protein sequence MGKKQHQKDKMYLTYTEWSEFYGGHKPNSIENEQVKFKRLPYDHCCLTMVPFENPYCDKEGNVFELAAIINFIKHFKVNPVTGAPLDGKSLIKLNFTKNHEDQFHCPILFKPFTKNSHIVANGKTGNVFSFEAIDQLNIKAKNWKDLLDDTPFTRKDLIPIQDSSNLEKFNITTFHHIKKNLKVLTEEEMAERKDPQGRLKTISMETRDILTQLEKDYKSPEEKTEEHKVADKFNAAHYSTGAVAAAFTSTSMIPVLNHEAAIIEEDVIRYERVRKKGYVRLLTNFGALNLELYCDQVPKTCENFLKHCQTGYYNGCLFHRSIRNFMIQGGDPTGVGNGGTSIWGKKFSDEIKPNLTHSGRGIVSMANSGPNTNGSQFFITYRSCKHLDGKHTIFGKVVGGLEVLTEMERIEVDNRDRPIENIFIQRVQVFVDPFQEADEQLANARAAEIERLQQEVDEKQKKTAKSQPLKIFRSGVGKYLDKEITKKLVESEGSSGGSDPVQTKKRKIEDRIKQMGNYSSW encoded by the exons ATGGGAAAGAAGCAACATCAAAAGGATAAAAT GTACCTTACATACACAGAATGGTCCGAGTTTTACGGTGGACACAAACCAAACTCAATAGAGAACGAGCAGGTTAAATTCAAACGGCTCCCATATGATCATTGCTGCCTTACGATGGTTCCATTTGAAAATCCATATTGCGACAAAGAAGGGAATGTATTCGAGCTAGCGGCGAttatcaatttcattaagcaTTTCAAAGTAAATCCAGTAACTGGCGCTCCTTTGGATGGCAAATCATTGATCAAGCTTAACTTCACCAAGAATCATGAGGATCAATTCCATTGCCCAATTTTGTTCAAGCCGTTTACGAAAAATTCCCACATTGTTGCCAACGGAAAGACGGGCAATGTTTTCTCTTTCGAAGCAATTGATCAGCTTAATATAAAAGCTAAAAACTGGAAAGATCTACTAGACGATACTCCATTTACAAGAAAGGACTTGATTCCTATTCAGGACTCCAGCAATTTGGAAAAGTTTAACATTACAACTTTTCACCACATAAAGAAAAATCTTAAAGTTCTAACCGAAGAAGAAATGGCGGAACGGAAGGATCCGCAAGGAAGattgaaaactatttcaatGGAAACTAGAGATATTCTTACACAATTAGAGAAGGACTACAAAAGTCCCGAAGAAAAAACTGAGGAACACAAGGTTGCAGATAAGTTTAATGCGGCACATTATTCCACAGGAGCTGTAGCAGCCGCATTCACTTCAACCTCAATGATACCGGTTTTAAATCACGAAGCAGCAATTATTGAGGAAGACGTTATTCGATACGAACGCGTCCGTAAAAAGGGTTACGTTAGACTGCTCACAAATTTCGGGGCATTAAATTTGGAATTGTATTGCGATCAGGTtccaaaaacgtgtgaaaacttTCTGAAACACTGTCAAACGGGTTATTACAATGGGTGTTTATTCCATCGAtctattcggaatttcatgattCAAGGCGGTGATCCTACTGGGGTGGGCAACGGAGGTACGTCGATATGGGGTAAAAAATTTTCCGACGAAATTAAGCCTAACCTGACGCATTCCGGTAGAGGAATCGTGTCGATGGCCAATTCAGGCCCAAATACCAATGGGTCTCAGTT TTTCATAACCTACCGGTCCTGTAAGCATCTTGACGGAAAACACACTATATTTGGAAAAGTAGTTGGCGGTTTGGAGGTTCTTACCGAAATGGAACGAATAGAGGTGGACAATCGAGATCGACCGATTGAAAACATTTTCATTCAGAGGGTGCAAGTTTTCGTAGATCCATTCCAAGAGGCAGACGAGCAACTAGCCAATGCACGGgcggctgaaattgaacgacttCAGCAAGAAGTAGATGAGAAGCAAAAGAAAACGGCCAAATCGCAACCACTAAAAATTTTCCGTTCAGGTGTGGGCAAATATTTGGACAAGGAAATCACTAAAAAACTTGTTGAATCAGAAGGATCATCCGGTGGTTCAGATCCAGTACAGACTAAGAAGCGGAAAATAGAAGACAGAATCAAACAAATGGGTAATTACAGCTCCTGGTAA